A genome region from Setaria italica strain Yugu1 chromosome III, Setaria_italica_v2.0, whole genome shotgun sequence includes the following:
- the LOC101777401 gene encoding heavy metal-associated isoprenylated plant protein 35: MAAPEEGPEPLRYQTLALKVSIHCEGCKKKVKKVLHSIEGVYKTDIDMQQHKVVVIGNVSADALVKKLLKTGKHAEPWPEPAPPAAAAADAPGGSPGSGGKKKKKKSKGKNPANNNTNKPADPAPADGGSGPCPPEKQDKAEGGGGGSCDEASDGEHDKPEGGGGNGPAGAGDAQDGGAGGKVAPLAMTPQGPQPAANGNGNGGGGGGGKKKGKKGGGHGNGNANGNAIANADGAGAGAGAIVEVHPPPDAPTKPGGGNSGPLTVVDAGPYPPPPGAPAMSYPGYYAAGVHPPAYVMSYSTAHPSSALRSSAYYHPMAGAAYTTAGGGGGGYFYSTAPVSAAPGSYYMFSEENANACSVM; the protein is encoded by the exons ATGGCGGCTCCTGAAGAAGGTCCAGAGCCGCTCAGGTATCAG ACTCTGGCCTTGAAGGTGAGCATCCACTGTGAGGGCTGCaagaagaaggtcaagaagGTGCTGCACAGCATCGAAG GGGTGTACAAGACGGACATCGACATGCAGCAGCATAAGGTGGTGGTCATCGGCAACGTCTCCGCCGACGCGCTCGTCAAGAAGCTCCTCAAGACCGGCAAGCACGCCGAGCCGTGGCCGGAGCCTGctccgccggcagcggcagccgccgatgcgcccggcgGATCCCCAGGCAGCggaggcaagaagaagaaaaagaagagcaagGGCAAGAACCCCGCGAACAACAACACCAACAAGCCCGCTgatccggcgccggcggacggCGGGAGCGGCCCCTGCCCCCCGGAGAAGCAGGACAAGgctgagggcggcggcggcggttcgtGCGATGAAGCGTCCGATGGCGAGCACGATAAGcctgagggcggcggcggcaacggcccCGCGGGCGCCGGAGACGCGCAGGATGGCGGTGCAGGCGGCAAGGTGGCCCCTCTCGCCATGACGCCGCAGGGCCCGCAGCCCGCCGCGAACGGCaacggcaatggcggcggcggaggcggcggcaagAAGAAAGGCAAGAAAGGCGGCGGTCACGGCAACGGCAATGCCAATGGCAACGCCATCGCCAACGcagacggcgccggcgcaggcgccggTGCAATAGTGGAGGTCCAcccgccgccggacgcgccCACGAAGCCGGGCGGCGGCAACTCCGGCCCTCTCACCGTCGTCGACGCCGGGCCGTACCCTCCGCCTCCGGGCGCGCCGGCGATGAGCTACCCGGGGTACTACGCCGCCGGGGTCCACCCGCCCGCTTACGTCATGAGCTACAGCACGGCGCACCCGAGCTCGGCGCTCCGGAGCAGCGCCTACTACCACCCGATGGCCGGCGCGGCGTACACCacggcaggtggcggcggcggcgggtactTCTACTCGACGGCGCCGGTGTCGGCGGCGCCCGGGTCGTACTACATGTTCAGCGAGGAGAACGCCAACGCCTGCAGCGTCATGTGA